TTCAGTTGTTTACTCAATCCAAAAAGCAGAAAAAAAGCCAGGGTTTGATGAAGCAGTATTAGCTTCAGATGCATTTTTCCCAATGGATGATTCTGTTCAGTATGCAGCAGAACATGGTATCAAAGCGATTGTTGAGCCTGGCGGATCCATAAAGGACAAAGATTCAATTGCCAAAGCTGATGAATTAGGAGTTGTTCTAATATTTAGTGGCACAAGACATTTTAAGCATTAAAATAATAGCCCAAAAGCGCTTTAAAGAGCGTTTTTTTAGTTGAATCGCGGTATTTTTTTAGGTATACTTATTTATACGAACAAATATTCGCTTAGGAGATTATATGAAATTTATTCATGCGGGTGATGTACATTTGGGAAATCCTTTTTCTGGTCTGGATAAGCAGTTGCCATTTGCCCTAAAAAAAACAGTTCAAACAGCGACAATTAAGGCATTTGAGCAATTAATTGATGATGCTATTTCTACTGAGGTTGATTTTGTCTTATTCCCAGGAGATTTATATAATTCAGCGGAGAATAGTCCATTTATTCAAGAAGTAGTGAGCAAACAATTCCAACGACTTTCAGATGTGAACATTGATGTTTTTTTAAGTTTTGGGAATCATGACTTTGAGGCAGATACAAGAAATCATCTGCCTTGGCCAAACAATATCCACGTTTTTCCTCAAGAAGTAGAAACAAAAATTAAAATACTTCATTCAGGAGAAAAAGTTGCGCTGACGGGATTTAGTTACCAAACTCAACGCCAAACTGAAAAAATCATTGATGATTTTCCCAGCAAGGGGGATGCTGACTATCAAATAGGCTTGTATCATGGTGCACTTGGTGTTGCTGGTGAGCCTTATGCTCCTTTTTCCTTGAGTGATATGTTGCAAAAGAACTATGATTACTGGGCTTTGGGGCACATTCATATACGTCAAACGCTAAATGAACAGCCGTTTATTGGTTATTCTGGCGTTTTACAGGGCTTAAATCGTAAAGAAACCGGGGACAAAGGCTATTACTTGGTTCACTCTGAGAACCAACGTTTGATTCCAGAATTTAAAAATATTGCATCAATTAATTGGAATAGTATGACGATTTCGTCAATGATAGATGAGGCTGACCTAATTGATCAAATTATCAGTCTCAAAAATGAAAAAATAACTTTTTGGTCAATCACTATAACTGCTCAGATTGATGCAACCATTATTGAACGAATTAATGGCGGTGTGACATTAGACAAAATTCGTGATCAATTACCAACTAACATGTGGGTAGTTCGTTTAAGTGTTGCTAATTCTGGACAATCATCATTAGTTTCTGACAATATTGATCAACAATACTGGACGGGCGCTCTTGAGAAGGTGTTTGAAGAGTCTAACATAACTAATTACTTGCCGAGTCAAGTTCCTGTGTTTATTCGTGAGCATTTCATGAGTGATGATGGTCAGGAAGAACTTCAAAATGCTATGGAGCAATTAATCGCAGAAAGGCGACAAAACAATGAAGATTAAACGCTTAGAAATTAGCGGATTTGGCCGTTGGTCGCAAGAAGCTTTTGATTTATCGGATGGTTTACAGGTTATTTTCGGACAAAATGAGTCGGGAAAAACAACCCTAAGAGCATTTATTGTAGGTGTCCTGTTTGGTTTTCAAACGAAAAAAAATGGCCATAACGTTTACGATCCAAAGGACGGAAGCCAATACGGTGGTAGCCTAATTTTAGAAACAGAAGAGGGTGATGTCAAAATAACGCGTTTGAATCGTACCAAAACAACTTTGACAATTACACGCTTAATTAATCAAACGGAAATTATTGATCCAGAAAAGTGGCTGAAACAAAAATTATCGCCACTCACAAGAGAAGCTTTTGACGATATTTTTAATTTTAACCAAGAAGACCTAACCCGAATTTCTCAAATCAAATCAGTGGATTTTCAAAGGTTGCTATTAAATATTGGTGCTGTAGGAAGCACAGGTTGGTTAGATGTCATGGATGAATTTGATAAGTCTGCTGATAAACTATTTGCTCCGCGGGCAAATAAAAGACCTTTAAATATTGCCATTAAAGAATATGAAAATGCAACG
The Leuconostoc suionicum genome window above contains:
- a CDS encoding metallophosphoesterase family protein, producing MKFIHAGDVHLGNPFSGLDKQLPFALKKTVQTATIKAFEQLIDDAISTEVDFVLFPGDLYNSAENSPFIQEVVSKQFQRLSDVNIDVFLSFGNHDFEADTRNHLPWPNNIHVFPQEVETKIKILHSGEKVALTGFSYQTQRQTEKIIDDFPSKGDADYQIGLYHGALGVAGEPYAPFSLSDMLQKNYDYWALGHIHIRQTLNEQPFIGYSGVLQGLNRKETGDKGYYLVHSENQRLIPEFKNIASINWNSMTISSMIDEADLIDQIISLKNEKITFWSITITAQIDATIIERINGGVTLDKIRDQLPTNMWVVRLSVANSGQSSLVSDNIDQQYWTGALEKVFEESNITNYLPSQVPVFIREHFMSDDGQEELQNAMEQLIAERRQNNED